The Pseudomonas sp. MPC6 nucleotide sequence ACCTGGGTGACAAAGTGAACGTTAAGGCTGGTTACGGTCGTAACTACCTGCTGCCTTACGGCAAAGCTACCGCTGCGACCGCTGCCAACCTGGCTGCGTTCGAAGAGCGTCGTGCCGAGCTGGAAAAAGCTGCAGCAGACCGTAAAACTTCGGCTGAAAGCCGTGCCGCCCAACTGGCTGAGCTGGAAGTGACTATCACTGCCACCGCCGGTGACGAAGGCAAGCTGTTCGGTTCGATCGGCACCCACGACATCGCTGATGCACTGACCGCCTCTGGCGTTGAAGTTGCAAAAAGCGAAGTTCGTCTGCCGAACGGCACCATCCGCAACGTAGGCGAATTCGACGTAGCCGTGCACCTGCACGCCGAAGTTGAAGCCACCGTACGCGTTGTCGTGGTAGCAGCTTAAGCAGCACTTGTCGGCTGGCACCCTAGGGTGCTTGCCGGTAACATCGGGCACGATCCTGTTTACAGGTCGTGCCCTTTGTCTTTCTGCAGTTCCTGATTTTCACAAACCTATTCAAGTGGCCATGAACGATATCTCCGCTCCCGAGCAATATGACCTGCAAACCGCGTCCCTGAAGGTGCCTCCGCATTCCATCGAGGCCGAACAGGCCGTGCTCGGTGGTCTGATGCTGGACAACAACGCCTGGGAACGCGTGCTCGATCAAGTCTCGGACGGCGATTTCTATCGGCATGACCACCGTTTGATCTTCCGCGCAATCGCCAAACTGGCCGACCGGAACTCGCCGATCGACGTCGTGACCCTTGCCGAGCAATTGGACAAGGAAGGTCAGACCTCGCAAGTCGGTGGTCTTGGTTACCTTGGCGAACTGGCAAAAAACACGCCGTCCGTCGCCAACATCAAGGCCTATGCGCAGATCGTTCGCGCGCGGGCGACCCTGCGGCAACTGATCGGCATTGCTACCGAGATCGCCGATAGCGCCTTCAACCCTGAAGGCCGCACGGCGGAAGAGATTCTCGACGAAGCCGAGCGGCAGATCTTCCAGATCGCCGAGGCCCGGCCAAAAACCGGCGGCCCGGTGAGCGTGAATGACCTGCTGACCAAGGCCATCGACCGCATCGACACCTTGTTCAACACCGACAACGCCATTACCGGCCTGTCCACCGGTTATACCGATCTCGACGGGATGACCAGCGGCCTGCAGCCGTCCGACCTGATCATCGTCGCCGGCCGTCCGTCCATGGGTAAAACCACCTTTGCGATGAATCTGGTGGAAAACGCCGTGTTGCGCAGCGACAAGTGCGTTCTGGTCTACTCGCTGGAGATGCCAGGCGAATCGCTGATCATGCGTATGTTGTCGTCTCTGGGCCGCATCGACCAGACCAAGGTCCGGGCCGGTCGCCTGGACGACGACGATTGGCCGCGCCTGACCTCGGCGGTCAACCTGCTCAACGATCGCAAGCTGTTCATCGACGATACAGCCGGTATCAGCCCCTCGGAAATGCGTGCGCGGACCCGACGGCTGGTGCGTGAACACGGCGATGTCGCCCTGATCATGATCGACTACCTGCAATTGATGCAGATCCCGGGCTCCGGTGGCGACAACCGGACCAACGAAATTTCCGAAATCTCCCGTTCCTTGAAAGCCCTGGCCAAGGAATTCAACTGCCCGGTGGTGGCGCTCTCGCAGCTCAACCGCTCCCTGGAGCAACGGCCGAACAAGCGCCCGATCAACTCCGACCTCCGGGAATCCGGAGCGATCGAGCAGGATGCTGACGTGAT carries:
- the dnaB gene encoding replicative DNA helicase translates to MNDISAPEQYDLQTASLKVPPHSIEAEQAVLGGLMLDNNAWERVLDQVSDGDFYRHDHRLIFRAIAKLADRNSPIDVVTLAEQLDKEGQTSQVGGLGYLGELAKNTPSVANIKAYAQIVRARATLRQLIGIATEIADSAFNPEGRTAEEILDEAERQIFQIAEARPKTGGPVSVNDLLTKAIDRIDTLFNTDNAITGLSTGYTDLDGMTSGLQPSDLIIVAGRPSMGKTTFAMNLVENAVLRSDKCVLVYSLEMPGESLIMRMLSSLGRIDQTKVRAGRLDDDDWPRLTSAVNLLNDRKLFIDDTAGISPSEMRARTRRLVREHGDVALIMIDYLQLMQIPGSGGDNRTNEISEISRSLKALAKEFNCPVVALSQLNRSLEQRPNKRPINSDLRESGAIEQDADVIMFVYRDEVYHPETEHKGIAEIIIGKQRNGPIGTSRLAFIGKYTRFENLAPGSYNFDDE
- the rplI gene encoding 50S ribosomal protein L9, which translates into the protein MQLILLEKVTNLGNLGDKVNVKAGYGRNYLLPYGKATAATAANLAAFEERRAELEKAAADRKTSAESRAAQLAELEVTITATAGDEGKLFGSIGTHDIADALTASGVEVAKSEVRLPNGTIRNVGEFDVAVHLHAEVEATVRVVVVAA